Proteins encoded by one window of Bactrocera oleae isolate idBacOlea1 chromosome 4, idBacOlea1, whole genome shotgun sequence:
- the LOC118680748 gene encoding uncharacterized protein → MPYRSTARHNVLPLHSSASSTLPSGAYTSYPHTTTTTPYYESHHLSSSQAAAANLPSASTSAASTASPPPFHTHAASAALHRLPPHNSSQHQVAHATATIDEDGTSLFSPLSPCMPLTAAVDKDTHIFVYKGAKAKTARKRLIANHVGEIKAGLPRRISMEISDEEDAIGLVDEVERRRRCLRAARRKSCAEPEIAGVSVDAGGGRGSGSGRNDASAFSSGVEDDSGEEDYLELESGKRMSQDQIVPSIMPFILVPD, encoded by the exons ATGCCATATCGTTCGACTGCTCGCCACAATGTGCTGCCACTGCACTCATCAGCGAGCTCAACATTACCGTCTGGTGCATATACGTCTTAtccacatacaacaacaacaacaccatacTACGAATCACACCATCTCAGCAGTAGCCAAGCCGCTGCCGCTAATTTGCCAAGCGCCAGTACCAGCGCCGCTTCCACAGCCAGTCCGCCGCCATTCCACACACACGCGGCTTCAGCGGCATTGCACAGACTGCCGCCACACAACAGCAGCCAACATCAAGTCGCTCATGCGACGGCGACGATCGATGAAGATGGCACCAGTCTCTTTTCGCCACTCTCACCTTGTATGCCGCTCACTGCTGCCGTGGACAAGGACACTCATATATTCGTGTATAAGGGGGCGAAAGCGAAAACTGCTCGTAAGCGTCTAATCGCCAATCATGTTGGCGAAATAAAAGCGGGTTTACCGCGCCGAATTTCAATGGAGATAAGCGATGAGGAGGACGCTATTGGTTTGGTGGATGAGGTGGAACGACGTCGACGTTGCTTGCGCGCGGCTAGGAGAAAATCCTGTGCTGAGCCGGAGATCGCTGGCGTTTCGGTTGATGCCGGTGGTGGAAGGGGAAGTGGGAGTGGTCGCAATGACGCTAGTGCGTTCAGTAGTGGCGTGGAGGATGACAGCGGAGAAGAGGATTATCTAGAGTTGGAGAGTGGCAAACGGATGTCACag GACCAAATAGTGCCTTCTATAATGCCATTCATACTGGTACCCGATTAG